The nucleotide sequence GTGTCAGCGGTCATTCGCGGAGATCTCCTCATCGTGGGGTCGGGCACGCCTGCCGGCGTGGCCGACCGGGGAGTCAACACTGTTGACCTGGGGGTGTCAACAGTGTTGACAGACGCTCGGGCATAATGGGCAAATGTCCGATTTACCTGGTCAGCGAGCCGCCGAGCCCCCGCGGGCCACCCGGGACCTCATCGCGCAGCACGCGGCCGAGCTGTTCGAGGAGCAGGGCTACGCCGCCACCTCGATCCGCGCCATCGCCCGCGCCGCCGGGGTGGACCCGGCACTGGTGATGCGGCACTTCGGCTCCAAGGAAGAGCTGTTCGTGCACGTGCTGGGCTTCGAGAAGTACTTCGGCCCCAAGCTCGACGGGCCGGCGGAGACGCTGGGCGCCAGCCTGGTCGACTACGTGCTGTCCCCGGACCACGGGCACATGCGGCGGACGTTCCTCGCCCTGGTGCGCGCCTCCGACCGGGCGAGCGTCCGGGTGGGTCTGCAGAAGGCCATCCGCAGCTCCTTCGTGGACCAGCTGGCCCCGCGCCTGGCCGGCCGGGACGCGGAGCTGCGGGCCAACCTGATCTCCGCCCAGCTGGGT is from Rhodococcus sp. X156 and encodes:
- a CDS encoding TetR/AcrR family transcriptional regulator; protein product: MSDLPGQRAAEPPRATRDLIAQHAAELFEEQGYAATSIRAIARAAGVDPALVMRHFGSKEELFVHVLGFEKYFGPKLDGPAETLGASLVDYVLSPDHGHMRRTFLALVRASDRASVRVGLQKAIRSSFVDQLAPRLAGRDAELRANLISAQLGGLIQSWSMSDLDHLPDGHRRRIVEHYGRAVQQLLDAPPD